The stretch of DNA AACTCAAATGCCAGCTATGATTGGTGGGGCGATAGCCGAGCTTAGATTATCAAAGGGTTTTATTCGTGAACCACATTGGCACACGAATGCATGGGAGTTAGATTATTTAATTTCTGGATCAGCTACTGTTGGGATTTTAGATCCGAACACAAATAAAGTTCAAACGTTAAACTTAAAGAAACGAGGAGAGACGGTCTTTATTCCGATGGGATATTGGCACTGGATTTCGGCCGATTCAGATGACACGGAGCTCTTGTTATTTTTTAATAATGATCAATTTCAAACCCAGGAAGGATCGACGATGTTAACGAGAACTCCGCTTGAAGTTTATGAACAAGCCTATAATATTGATCCAAGAGATATGGCAAGGGCACTAAAACCAATTGAAGGGACTGATGGGGTCGTAATTGGACCACCAGATCCACCTAAACCACCTCATAAAGAAAATAGAAAATACTAATTACCATGAGAGTCAATGAACAAGAGGAAATCATTCCTCATGCTGGTTGACTCATATTTATTCGAACAGAAAACAACTCAAAAGGAAACATAGAAGTGTTATAATTTAACAATAGATTATTTTAAAGAGATGATTGGATGATATTACATTCGGAGAGATTAGGACTAGGGAATCCTCTTGTCTTTTTTCATACTGGTCTACAAACAGGGCTAAGTGATTTTATCGATCAAAGAGAGCCGTTAGATGTACAATTAGAGTTTGGGCTACATGCGATTGAATGTGATAGTCCTTAACAGGAAGAGAGGGAGAGCATGTACTATTTTTTGTATCTGTTTGGTCCTACGATCATGATAGGAATCGGTCTTCAGCTTTTCGAGTCTGTAGGGTTAACGATTTTCTTGTTTTATGGCTGGTTATTTTTAATGTTGCTTATAAATAGGAAGAGTTTAAAGGTCAATCAGCCAAACTGGAAGAATTCTGCTCTAGTTGGCTTTGGTATCGGTGTGGTATTTTTCCTCAGTCTATTTATGGGGATAAAATGGCTACATCCTTTCCTCTTTAACGTAGAGGAACTACGTGCTATTCTTCGACAATGGGGTTTCACTGGAAATGAGAGGCTAGTGTACATAGGGATTCTTCTTGTCATTAATCCGGTTTTGGAAGAAGTTTATTGGCGGGCCTCCTTACACCAAAAATTCCGGAAAAACCTAGGAACTCATCAAACAATCTATACTACATCTTTCTTTTACACGCTCTATCATATTCTAGTTGTTCTGCCTTTATTTCAATGGCCTTTAAGTATTTTTGCGGTAATACCAGTGTTTTTTGCAGGAGTAGTTTGGGGGTATTTAAGTGAAAATTCTAACTCGATCATCGGACCAATTATCAGTCATTTTCTAGCAGACGTAGGAATTATGAGTGTGTATTGGTTTATTCTTCGGTAATGGATTTTTTCTGAAAAAAGGAATATTTAGGCATGTCTAAATTGCTTAACATATCCTAAATAAATTAGTCTTAAACCAATATTGCTTTTCAATGTAATGATTGGTGGAACCTTCCAATTTCCTGCGAATTCCGATCGAAAATATGCCTCGAAATCGGTTTATAAACGGATCATATACTGCTCCAAAAAAGCAATATTCATTGCAGAAAACAGTCTTGATAAATGAACTAGAGGTGTTAAAAATGAAATTATCAACGAATACCCAATATGTACGATCGCTGAAATTAAAGAAAGAGAGTATCACTTCGTACCAGAAGTTCCCGCTGAATCTCCCTGTGATTTCTACCTTAAAAGAAATCGTATTTCATCCGAATGTAACCTTTGTTGTAGGAGAGAATGGAATGGGGAAATCAACGCTATTGGAAGGAATTGCAGTATCGCTTGGGTTTAATCCAGAAGGTGGTTCTCGAAATTTTAATTTCTCTAGCTTTGATTCTCATTCCAATCTCGATCAATATCTTCGCGTTGCAAAGGGAGCATATCTGCCGAAGGATAGCTACTTTTTCCGGGCGGAATCTTTCTATAATGTCGCTACGAATATTGAAGAACTAGACAAAGAGGGTGGTGGTCCTCGAATCATTGATTCCTATGGAGGGAAATCTCTTCATGAGCAGTCACACGGGGAATCTTTTTTTGCGGCATTTATGAATCGCTTCCAAGGAGGAGGTTTGTATATTTTAGATGAACCTGAAGCGGCCTTGTCACCTTTGAGACAAATGAGTCTATTGGCAAGGATTCATGAACTCGTTGAGGAAGGTTCACAGCTGATTATCTCAACACATTCTCCGGTCATTATGGCCTATCCAGAAGCGAAAATTCTGCAAATCACTGAGGTTGGAATGAAGGAGGTAACACTAGAGGAAACGAATCACTATTCATTAATGCAACAATTCTTTCAAGACCGAGAACGCTTACTTCATCACTTATTTCAATAGGCTTTTTCATGTGTATTGTGTTCCTAGAACTGCTTCCTACCTTGGATAGACACAAATTAATTTTTAGTTTGTCTGTTTTCCTTCATTAATAATTCCCTCCCTTGCAGTAAGCAAGAGAGGGGATACAAGTTATACTAATTTCTTCGCTTTTCCAGTATTGGCAAAATGGACCTTTGTAAACTCCCACAATGCTTGTTCTCCCTTTGAACGAATCAAGCGAGCCCCAGCCTTGTCAACTGCTGCTCCCGCTCCTTTTGGAATTGTAAATCCCGCTTTTTCTGAAAGCTTATCCCATTCCTTTAAAAAGGCATAGCGAGCAAGAATAGATGCCGCAGCAACCGCTAAATGCACGCTCTCACCTTTTGTACTAAAGTATACATTTTCTTTGCAAACATCTTTTTGTCCTTGAAGATGCCGGTAATACACATTTTTTTCGGCAAACTGATCGATAAGAATCGCTTCAGGTTTTTCAGGATTCATCTTTTTGAGCAAATTGAGTAATGCTTTATTATGAAGAACAGCCTTCATCTTTCCTTGTGTCATGCCATTTTTTTGGAGTTCATTGTACTTTGGATTCGGTAAGATTAGTAATGAGTACGGGATGACATGCAATAAATCTTGAGCAATTTTGATGATTTGGGGATCTTTTAAATTCTTTGAATCTTGTACACCAAGTTCTTTAACAAGCGGCATGTTTTGAGTCGATACATAAGCACTCACGACGGTCATCGGCCCAAAATAGTCCCCAGTGCCGACTTCATCCGAACCCATGACAGAAAGGGAGGAGAAGTTAAGCGGTAGTTTTGTCGACCCTTTCGGAGAAGAAGTGCTCTTTTTAGCGGAAGGGAGAGAATTTCCCCATTTTCTGGCCTCTTCTTCATGACTCCCTCCTTGAAAGAGAACTTTCCCTGAGGAGTAGGCGGTTATTGTGCACCCATGCACCTTTGCCATGAATACAGTGCTCTGAGGCTGTTTTAGTGATAGGTGGGATTGATAGGCTTTTTTCATCTGATTTATTGTGGTTGAATCGCATTTTATGACAGTATTACTCAATATAATCACTCCTTTTGGATGTTGCGACTTAAATAGACAAAATTCTTTTCCAAAATCCTTATATTCATGGTATCATATTGTTTAGGATTCTGAAGAATGGAGGCTATAAAGTTGTCGGAACAGCAGAAAAATCGCACAACAGTAGATATTTATGGAACACAGTATGTCATTATAGGCACTGAATCTACCAGCCATGTTCGTTCAGTCGCTACCTTTGTGGATGATAAGATGAGGGGAATTAGCTCTAAGAATCCTGCATTAGACATCAATAAATTAGCAGTCCTCACTGCTGTGAATGCTGTACATGATTATCTTAAATTAAAAGAGAAGATAGAGCAATTAGAGAACGAAGTAAAAAAAATAAAGGACTGAAGAAGTCATGTTAGATTTAATTTTACTTATCATTTTTGTGATCTCGTTTTTTATTGGATTACGTCGCGGATTCATTTTACAACTTATACATATGACAGGATTCATCATTGCGTTTGTAGTGGCATATTTATACCACGATGAATTGGCACCAAAATTGACATTATGGATTCCCTATCCAGCACTCAATGAGGAATCGACGTTAAGTATGATTTTTGATGCAACAAATATGGATCAAGCGTATTATCGAGCCATAGCCTTTGCCATTATATTTTTTGTCGTCAAGATTATTACGCAAATTATCGGATCAATGCTCGACTTTTTAGCGCAATTTCCACTTCTTAAACAATTCAATTCCGGAGCTGGGGCAGTGTTAGGCTTCATTGAAATGTATCTGATCGTTTTTATCCTTCTTTATATTGCGGCTCTTTTACCAGTAGGGTTCGTTCAGACGGCCATTAGTGACTCGGTAATGGCTGAAAACATGATCAAACATACGCCGATACTTTCAGACCAACTAAAGGAATGGTGGTTTGAATACGTTTTAGCCTCTTAACTTCTCTATGTATAGAGAAGTTTTTCTTTTATTACCCCTTTCTGATAATATAAAGGTAAGAAACAAAGCCCAACGATAGGAGTGAAAATCGTGAGCATGAATAAGAAAAAAATTATTGAACTATTAGAGAAAATCGGTATTTATATGGAGTTGAAAGGGGAAAACCCCTTCAAAATATCAGCATTCAGAAAAGCGGCAACTGCTCTTGAAAATGATGATCGTTCACTAAGTGAAATGGATGATCTAACGAAAATAAGTGGAATTGGAAAAGGAACCGCAACGGTTATCATGGAATACATAACAGATGGAACATCATCCGTACTGGAAGAATTGAAACAAGAGGTTCCTAAAGGGTTGATACCATTGCTTCAACTTCAAGGTTTAGGTGGAAAGAAAATTGCGAAATTGTATCAAGAGCTTGGAGTAAAAAGCATAGATGATCTGAAGCAAGCATGTGAAGAAGGCAAAGTTCAAACGCTCTCAGGTTTTGGAAAAAAAACAGAAGAAAAGATTCTAGCTGCCATCGAAAAATCTGGCACTCGCCCAGGTCGCCTACCGATAGCTTATGTCTTATCTATAGCAGGAAAAATGGAACAAAAACTAAGTGAGTTGGACAGCATTGAAACATTCTCTCGGGCAGGGAGCTTACGAAGGCTCCGAGAAACAATTAAGGATTTAGATTATATTATTTCCACAAATGATCCTCAAAAGGTCAAAAAATCACTATTAAAATTAGATGGAATAAAAGAGTCGATCGCTTCAGGTGATACGAAAATATCACTAGTGTTTGACTATGAATATGAAGTTTCGGTCGATTTTCGCTTAGTGGCACCACATGAATTTGCGACGGCACTCCATCATTTTACAGGATCGAAGGATCATAATGTTCGTATGAGACAACTGGCGAAAGAACGTGGTGAGAAGATCAGTGAATACGGTGTTGAAAATACAGAGACAGGTGAAGTAACAACTTTTATGAGCGAAGAAGCATTTTTTGCTCACTTTGATCTCCCTTTCATTCCACCTGAATTAAGAGAAGATGGTAAAGAAATTGAACAAATTTCAAAGTGGGAAGGATTAATTCACTCTAAGGATATTAAAGGGGATCTACATATGCACTCCACTTGGTCAGATGGAGCATATTCCATTGTTGAGATGGTCGAGGAATGCCGTAGACTAGGTTATCAGTATATGGCGATTACCGATCATTCTCAGTATTTGAAGGTAGCGAACGGCCTAACGCCTGAGCGACTTCGTAAGCAAATTGATGAAATTAGAAGGCTCAATGAACAGTATGAGGATATTTTGATTCTTTCCGGAATTGAAATGGATATCCTTCCTGATGGGTCGCTAGATTATGAGGACGATCTATTAGAAGAATTGGATCTCGTGATTGCATCAATCCATTCGAGCTTTTCTCAGCCAAGAGAAACGATTATGAACAGATTAATCACCGCACTCGATAATGCCCATGTGGATATTATCGCTCATCCGACCGGTCGCTTGATTGGCAGGCGTGAAGGGTATGATGTTGATATGGATATGCTGATTGAACTAGCGACAAAAACAAATACCGCATTGGAACTTAATGCGAACCCTAATCGATTGGACTTATCTTCTGAAAATATTAAAAAAGCACAAGAGGCAGGCGTAAAGCTGGTCATTAACACAGATGCCCATAGCACAGAGCATTTTGCTTTTATGGAATTAGGTATCCAAACAGCTAGAAAAGGCTGGATTTTAGCGGAGAATGTACTGAACACAAGGGAACCAGAGGAACTAGTCGCTTTTTTAAATAGGCATAAAGAAGGTAAGTAGGAGGAAGTGAGTTACATGAATAAAAAAGTATTAAAAACATTAGAATTTGATAAAGTGAAGGAGCAATTATTGTCCTTTGCCTCATCCTCTCTTGGTCAGGAAAAGGTAGAAAATTTATATCCTTCTTCTTCATTACAAGAGGTACAAAAATGGCAAGCAGAAACAGATGAAGCCGCAACAGTACTTCGGTTAAGGGGGAATATTCCGTTAGGAGGAATATTTAATATTCGTCCCCACGTGAAAAGAGCTGAGATCGGTGGGGTCTTAAGTCCACAAGAGCTCGTCGAAACAGCTAGCACCATCTATGCAAGCCGAATGCTTCGTCTATTTGTTGAAAAGCTAATAGAAGAAAGGGAGAATCTGCCGATTCTACAAGAAAAAATTGATGAAATGTCAATTTTAACTCCTCTAGAGAAGGAAATTAAAGAAGCGATTGATGAAAATGGCTCGGTGTTGGATAGTGCCAGTTCTAACTTAAGAAGTATCCGAACCCAGTTGAGAATCAATGAGAGTCGCGTTCGTGAAAAGCTAGAAGGAATGGTCCGTTCCAAAAACGCACAAACGATGCTTTCAGACGCGATAGTGACGATTCGAAATGATCGATTTGTTCTTCCGGTCAAACAAGAATACCGTAGTCACTATGGTGGGATTATTCATGACCAGTCTGCTTCAGGACAAACGCTATTTATCGAACCAGAGGCAATTGTGGTTTTAAACAATAGCTTGCGAGAATGGAAGCTAAAGGAACAGGAAGAAATCGAAAAAATTCTCCTTGAGCTATCAGGAAAAGTAAGTGAGCACGGTGCGGAACTCCTTGTTATAGTAGGGATACTTGCCCAAATAGACTTTATGTTCACAAAAGCAAAATATGGTAAAACAATTAAAGGAACAAAACCGAAAGTGAATGACGCAGGCTTCATTAAACTACATAAAGCAAGACATCCATTATTAGCAATGGAGGAAGCCGTTGCTAACGATATTTTCTTAGGGGGAGACTTCACGACTATTGTGATTACAGGGCCTAATACCGGGGGGAAAACGGTTACATTAAAAACGATTGGTTTATGTACCATACTTGCCCAGACTGGGCTTCAAGTTCCCGCATTAGATGGTTCAGAGCTCGCTGTTTTTTCTAACGTTTTCGCTGATATTGGCGATGAGCAGTCGATTGAACAAAGCTTATCAACTTTCTCTTCCCATATGGTGAATATTGTACAGATTTTAAAGGACGTTACTCACGATAGCCTTGTTCTCTATGACGAGCTTGGAGCAGGAACAGACCCTCAAGAAGGAGCGGCTCTTGCCATATCAATTCTCGATAGAACATACAGCAAGGGGGCGCGTGTAGTCGCAACCACACATTATCCGGAACTGAAAGCCTACGGGTATAATCGTGATGGAGTAGTCAATGCAAGTGTAGAATTTGATGTCGAAACGTTAAGTCCGACTTATCGCCTATTGATTGGTGTTCCTGGAAGAAGTAATGCTTTTGACATATCGAAACGCCTAGGGTTGCCAGATGACGTCATCTCTCATGCAAAAGAGCATGTTGGTACAGACAGCAAACAAGTGGAAAAGATGATTGCTTCTCTACAAGACTCCAAGCGTGCGGCAGAAAACGAAGAAAAAGAAGCAAGGGAATTGCTTATTCATGCTGAAGACCTTCATAAAGATTTGCAACTTAAGATAGCCCAGTTTAATGAAAAAGAAGAGGACTTAACGGTGAAAGCGAAACTAAAAGCCTCTAAAATTGTAGAAAGGGCGAAAGAAGAAGCAGAGCAAGTTCTTTACGAATTACGGAAGCTCCGTACACAAAAAGGAGCAGATGTAAAAGAACATGAGTTGATTTCAGCGAAAAAACGGTTAGAAGAAGCCACACCGATCATTGAGAAAAAAGCGAAACCCAAATCCACTACGCAAACAAAACGTACCCTAAAAGAAGGGGATGAAGTGAAAGTCCTTACTTTTAATCAAAAAGGTCATTTAACTAAAAAAATATCCGAGAATGAATGGCAAGTGCAGATGGGTATTATGAAAATGAAAGTGAAAGAATCAGATTTAGAATTCCTTAAAGCGGAAAAAATTGTGAAAACAAAGCCAATGGCAACAGTAAAAGGCAAGGATTTTCATGTGAATTTAGAACTAGACTTACGAGGAGAACGATTTGAGAATGCCATTCTTCGAGTAGAGAAATACATCGATGATGCCTTACTTGCAGGGTATCCACGGGTTTCAATCATTCATGGGAAGGGAACCGGGGCATTGCGTCAAGGGGTTGGAGAATATTTGAAAAACCATCGATCCGTAAAGCGTGTTCGTTTAGGTGAATCTGGAGAAGGCGGATCCGGAGTTTCCGTTGTAGAATTTAAATAAGTTTATAGGGAGTTTAGAGATGGTAGATTCTTTTTGGGAAAATGGGTTGGTGCAAACAGCAGGATATTTTTCCGTAGTTATTTTATGCTTAGTTCTTTTTTTAACGGTTTTTGAACTCGTAACTAAATATCAAAATTGGGAAGAAATTAAAAATGGGAATATTGCGGTTGCAATGGCGACAGGTGGGAAAATTTTTGGAATAGCTAACATTTTTTCCTACTCTATTAAGCAGCATGATACATTTTTTGAAATGGTTGGATGGGGATTTTATGGTTTCTTCCTCCTTATTGCTAGCTATTTTGTGTATGAGTTTTTAACACCGAGATTTAAAATTGATGAAGAAATCGCGAATGATAATCGAGCAGTAGGCTTTATTTCTCTCGTGATTTCCGTAGGATTGTCCTTTGTTATTGGGGCAGGAATTTCGTAAGGAGAGAGAGAGATGGAAACATTAGCAAAAATATTGATTGCGCTATGTGGCGTGTTTATAGCAGTAGGAATCCTTTATTTACTGTTTTTTTCATAGACTTTTTTTGTAAAGCTGATTTCACAAAGATTGATGCTTTTCGTACTAGTCCATAAATTATGTTAAGACAGGTTTCGGGGATCTTTTCGTATCCATAGTCAATTCGATAAATGAAAGAATGAGGAGTTCATTTTTTTCATAGGCTGCAGCCTACAAGCCTACCGAACAAGATACTTTTCCTCTTATGAGAGACGTAATGAAAGGCACTTTTCGTACAAATTGTTGCTATTTCACCTAATTTTAGATTCAATCCTTCATATTGTATTATAGTCATCAAAATAGACAAAAGATGCCGGGAGTAAACCTATCTAACCGTGTATAGACTGATTCGAAAAGCCACAATCCTTGCGAAAACAACCTAATAAAATGAATTACCGGAATAAATGAATAAATAAGAAGGCCAAATCACATGTGATTTGGTCTTTTTTACAGTAGAAATGAATAAATGTTCATTATTATAAAAGGAAGGCATCATAGGAAAAATTATTGCTTTTCGCATCAGACTGTTGCTATGAAAGAAGATTGATTTTTTGATCTTTTCGCATCAATTCAGATAAAATCCGCGATAATTCAAGTTGAATTAAGCTGTTTTAGAAATTCTGACCAAATCCCTATGGAAATGATTCCTTGAATCAAAGGTTTCAAACTGGTACAAAAATCCATAAACTTTTCGGAAACAGCCTTACGAAAAGAGGGAATATTTGAAAGTGAAATATTGTGAGTGAGGATAATATGCCTGAAAATCCTATAAAAAAAATAAATAGGAGTTTTTTCATAGGACAAACATAATTGTACAGAGTGTTAAGTTATACTATAATTAATAAAAGAATTAGAAATATTCAATTTTTTTATATTTGAAGGGAGGATATTAAAGTGGACAAAATATGGCTCAAGCATTATCCAAAAGAAATTCCGGAACAATTAGAATATCGCAACCAACCGGTGCAAGCATATTTATCTGATGCGGCTAAAACGTTTGGACAAAAAAAAGCAATCCACTTCATGGGCAAAGAATTAACATATGAAGAGGTGCATACTTCTGCTCTAAAATTTGCGAATTATTTACGAGGTTTAGGTGTTGGTAAAGGTGACCGGGTGGCGATTATGTTGCCAAATACACCGCAGTCAGTTATCAGCTATTACGGAATTTTATATGCAGGTGGAATTGTTGTGCAAACCAATCCACTCTATATGGAAAGAGAAATCGAGTATCAAATGCAGGATTCTGAAGCCAAAATCATTATTACGTTGGATATTTTGTATCCGAGAGTGGTCAAAGTAAAAAATGAGACGAATCTTGAACATATTATTGTAACCGCTATCAAGGATTATCTGCCATTTCCGAAAAATTTAGTTTATCCATTTATTCAAAAGAAACAGTATGGACTGTCCGTTAAAGTTGAGCATGGCGGTCAGGTACATTTATTTACAGAAATTATCAAAACGTCAGAACCGAAAGAATTGAACGTACCTTTTGACTTTGAAGAGGATTTAGCTATTTTGCAATACACTGGAGGTACAACTGGTTTTCCTAAAGGTGTGATGTTGTCTCATAAAAACCTTGTTTCTAATGCTTCAATGAGTGATGCTTGGTTATATAAATGTAAAAAAGGCGAAGAGAAAATACTAGGAATACTCCCATTCTTCCATGTGTTTGGAATGACAGCCGTTATGATACTATCAGTTATGCAAGGGTATAAAATGATCTTGCTTCCGAAATTCGATGCGGAGACAACACTCAAAACGATTCATAAGCAAAAACCAACTTTATTCCCAGGAGCTCCCACCATATATATTGGTCTATTAAATCATCCTGACCTTAAAAAATATGATTTATCTTCCGTTCATTCTTGTATTAGTGGTTCTGCCCCTTTACCTGTAGAAATTCAACAGCAGTTCGAGAAAGTGACAGGCGGAAAATTAGTTGAAGGATACGGATTAACAGAAACTTCACCGGTGACTCACGCTAACTTCTTATGGGATCGTCCTTATGTTAAAGGAAGTATTGGAGTGCCTTGGCCTGACACGGATGCAGCTATATTATCAATGGAGACCGGAGAACCAATGCCTCCAAATGAAATGGGCGAAATTGCGGTAAAAGGACCTCAAGTCATGAAAGGTTATTGGAATAAACCAGATGAAACGGAACAAACCCTTAAAGATGGATGGCTTCTTACAGGTGATCTAGGCTATGTGAATGAAGATGGCTACTTTTTTATCGTTGATCGAAAGAAGGATATGATTATTGCAGGTGGATTTAATATTTATCCTCGAGAAATAGAAGAAATTTTATATGAACATAAAGATGTACAGGAGGTTGTGGTCGCAGGTATACCAGATCCGTATCGCGGTGAAACAGTGAAAGCGTATATCGTGTTAAAAGAAAACAGTTCACTCAGTGAAAAAGAGTTAGATGAATTTATGAGGAAACACCTCGCAGCATATAAAGTACCTCGAATTTATGAGTTCAGAAAAGAATTGCCAAAAACGGCGGTTGGTAAAATCTTAAGGAGAGCATTAGTAGAAGAAGAACGACAAAAACAAGAGAATCAAAATAAAATAGGTTAGACTACTTTTCTTGATCTTTTTTTCGTGATAAGTTGGACAAGGATAGAATTCTAAACTTGACAATTACATGATAAGAAACTATTATGAAAATATGAATGATGATTCATTCATTATGCGCAACAAGGAAGGTGATAGCCTGTTGAAAAGGAATAAACCCAAATATAAACAGATTATTGACGCTGCCGTGATTGTGATTGCAGAAAATGGCTATCATCAAGCACAAGTTTCAAAAATCGCCAAACAGGCTGGAGTCGCTGACGGCACGATCTACCTTTACTTTAAAAATAAAGAAGACATTTTAATTTCTCTGTTTAGAGAAAAAATGGGTCTGTTTGTAGAAAAAACAAAAGAAGTTCTTGCAGGAAAACGTTCCGCTAAAGAGAAGTTATTAGTGATGATTGAAAATCACTTCAGGTTACTTTCTGATGATCATCATTTAGCGATTGTTACTCAGCTTGAATTACGTCAATCAAACAAGGATCTTCGTTTAAAAATTAATGGTGTTTTAAAGGAATATTTACAACTTGTAGACACTGTTTTAATTGAAGGAATCGAACATGAAGAGTTTTCCTTGGATTTAAATGTAAGAATGGCGAGGCAAATGATTTTTGGAACGATAGATGAATCGGTCACGACATGGGTAATGAATGAACAGAAATACGACCTTGTTGCCCTTGCACCAGCTGTTCATCACTTGATTGCAAATGGCTGTGGAGCAAAATCATAACTTCCTTCAAAGGAGAATGTGTAGTGGACTTTTTAAGCTTAAGAACAGAAAATCAGGTGGCGTACATAACAATTGGTCGACCACCTGCCAATGCCTTATCGAGTGGGCTAATTCAAGAAATATCACAAGTAATGGATGACGTAGAATTTGATGATAATGTTTCAGTGCTCCTTCTTCACGGAGAAGGTAGATTCTTTTCAGCTGGGGCAGATATTAAAGAGTTTACGACCGTAAAAAATGGAACAGCATTTGAAGCACTCGCTAAAAAAGGGCAACATGTTTTTGAACGAATGGAGAATTTTTCAAAGCCGATCGTAGCCGCGATTCACGGTGCAGCTCTTGGTGGAGGGTTAGAGCTTGCCATGGGATGTCATATTCGTTATGTAAGCCAAAATGCGAAGCTAGGACTGCCAGAACTATCTTTAGGACTGGTGCCAGGGTTTGCAGGTTCTCAGCGATTACCACGTCTCGTTGGTCGTTCAAAAGCAACAGAAATGCTGCTCACGAGT from Bacillus sp. 2205SS5-2 encodes:
- a CDS encoding cupin domain-containing protein, giving the protein MTNPTSGYITDNRNLTGKGTPNLFYDIENSVLFERNPENIAFQLTSTQMPAMIGGAIAELRLSKGFIREPHWHTNAWELDYLISGSATVGILDPNTNKVQTLNLKKRGETVFIPMGYWHWISADSDDTELLLFFNNDQFQTQEGSTMLTRTPLEVYEQAYNIDPRDMARALKPIEGTDGVVIGPPDPPKPPHKENRKY
- a CDS encoding CPBP family intramembrane glutamic endopeptidase, translating into MYYFLYLFGPTIMIGIGLQLFESVGLTIFLFYGWLFLMLLINRKSLKVNQPNWKNSALVGFGIGVVFFLSLFMGIKWLHPFLFNVEELRAILRQWGFTGNERLVYIGILLVINPVLEEVYWRASLHQKFRKNLGTHQTIYTTSFFYTLYHILVVLPLFQWPLSIFAVIPVFFAGVVWGYLSENSNSIIGPIISHFLADVGIMSVYWFILR
- a CDS encoding AAA family ATPase, with translation MKLSTNTQYVRSLKLKKESITSYQKFPLNLPVISTLKEIVFHPNVTFVVGENGMGKSTLLEGIAVSLGFNPEGGSRNFNFSSFDSHSNLDQYLRVAKGAYLPKDSYFFRAESFYNVATNIEELDKEGGGPRIIDSYGGKSLHEQSHGESFFAAFMNRFQGGGLYILDEPEAALSPLRQMSLLARIHELVEEGSQLIISTHSPVIMAYPEAKILQITEVGMKEVTLEETNHYSLMQQFFQDRERLLHHLFQ
- the rnhC gene encoding ribonuclease HIII yields the protein MSNTVIKCDSTTINQMKKAYQSHLSLKQPQSTVFMAKVHGCTITAYSSGKVLFQGGSHEEEARKWGNSLPSAKKSTSSPKGSTKLPLNFSSLSVMGSDEVGTGDYFGPMTVVSAYVSTQNMPLVKELGVQDSKNLKDPQIIKIAQDLLHVIPYSLLILPNPKYNELQKNGMTQGKMKAVLHNKALLNLLKKMNPEKPEAILIDQFAEKNVYYRHLQGQKDVCKENVYFSTKGESVHLAVAAASILARYAFLKEWDKLSEKAGFTIPKGAGAAVDKAGARLIRSKGEQALWEFTKVHFANTGKAKKLV
- the zapA gene encoding cell division protein ZapA; its protein translation is MSEQQKNRTTVDIYGTQYVIIGTESTSHVRSVATFVDDKMRGISSKNPALDINKLAVLTAVNAVHDYLKLKEKIEQLENEVKKIKD
- a CDS encoding CvpA family protein, encoding MLDLILLIIFVISFFIGLRRGFILQLIHMTGFIIAFVVAYLYHDELAPKLTLWIPYPALNEESTLSMIFDATNMDQAYYRAIAFAIIFFVVKIITQIIGSMLDFLAQFPLLKQFNSGAGAVLGFIEMYLIVFILLYIAALLPVGFVQTAISDSVMAENMIKHTPILSDQLKEWWFEYVLAS
- the polX gene encoding DNA polymerase/3'-5' exonuclease PolX, which gives rise to MVSMNKKKIIELLEKIGIYMELKGENPFKISAFRKAATALENDDRSLSEMDDLTKISGIGKGTATVIMEYITDGTSSVLEELKQEVPKGLIPLLQLQGLGGKKIAKLYQELGVKSIDDLKQACEEGKVQTLSGFGKKTEEKILAAIEKSGTRPGRLPIAYVLSIAGKMEQKLSELDSIETFSRAGSLRRLRETIKDLDYIISTNDPQKVKKSLLKLDGIKESIASGDTKISLVFDYEYEVSVDFRLVAPHEFATALHHFTGSKDHNVRMRQLAKERGEKISEYGVENTETGEVTTFMSEEAFFAHFDLPFIPPELREDGKEIEQISKWEGLIHSKDIKGDLHMHSTWSDGAYSIVEMVEECRRLGYQYMAITDHSQYLKVANGLTPERLRKQIDEIRRLNEQYEDILILSGIEMDILPDGSLDYEDDLLEELDLVIASIHSSFSQPRETIMNRLITALDNAHVDIIAHPTGRLIGRREGYDVDMDMLIELATKTNTALELNANPNRLDLSSENIKKAQEAGVKLVINTDAHSTEHFAFMELGIQTARKGWILAENVLNTREPEELVAFLNRHKEGK
- a CDS encoding endonuclease MutS2; translation: MNKKVLKTLEFDKVKEQLLSFASSSLGQEKVENLYPSSSLQEVQKWQAETDEAATVLRLRGNIPLGGIFNIRPHVKRAEIGGVLSPQELVETASTIYASRMLRLFVEKLIEERENLPILQEKIDEMSILTPLEKEIKEAIDENGSVLDSASSNLRSIRTQLRINESRVREKLEGMVRSKNAQTMLSDAIVTIRNDRFVLPVKQEYRSHYGGIIHDQSASGQTLFIEPEAIVVLNNSLREWKLKEQEEIEKILLELSGKVSEHGAELLVIVGILAQIDFMFTKAKYGKTIKGTKPKVNDAGFIKLHKARHPLLAMEEAVANDIFLGGDFTTIVITGPNTGGKTVTLKTIGLCTILAQTGLQVPALDGSELAVFSNVFADIGDEQSIEQSLSTFSSHMVNIVQILKDVTHDSLVLYDELGAGTDPQEGAALAISILDRTYSKGARVVATTHYPELKAYGYNRDGVVNASVEFDVETLSPTYRLLIGVPGRSNAFDISKRLGLPDDVISHAKEHVGTDSKQVEKMIASLQDSKRAAENEEKEARELLIHAEDLHKDLQLKIAQFNEKEEDLTVKAKLKASKIVERAKEEAEQVLYELRKLRTQKGADVKEHELISAKKRLEEATPIIEKKAKPKSTTQTKRTLKEGDEVKVLTFNQKGHLTKKISENEWQVQMGIMKMKVKESDLEFLKAEKIVKTKPMATVKGKDFHVNLELDLRGERFENAILRVEKYIDDALLAGYPRVSIIHGKGTGALRQGVGEYLKNHRSVKRVRLGESGEGGSGVSVVEFK